The following proteins come from a genomic window of Mesorhizobium sp. 131-2-1:
- the virB10 gene encoding type IV secretion system protein VirB10, with protein sequence MTQIDYNQLDGSPTVARRGAGVGTKIALVGLGVVLVGALIWLNWPREPVSRDLRSDGEENFNPPEFRPPALNEPPQPADGTIDQIVVPPPAADQSGTQQADNVDQTVQEGADLDAQRRALEAQMAAEEARRKAEEEEARRKAAAEDEARRKAEAAEHEKAVWERLRSNQMVTNDENGSTNAGAQAAQVEIAPDGQIVPVPGADTDPNKAFLAQSEASSSGIVKARAFRRTDALIPEGTILRGYLETAVNTDLPGAVRAVVREDVFSLDGRRILIPKGSRLTGEYRSGLARGQKRVFIVWNRVIRSDGISVDIKSPGADALGRGGMGGRVDTHWVERYGNAIMLSVVGGVSEYLSSLGDRSQDGQQRQVSTVDPVTGETTTVTYGGNGSQRDARSIAFDKSSTALQQLAQEAFRDTQNIGPTVYVDQGTSIVVLVRRDLDFSDLYADPIQEEVVRLKAGGRPKTAIDPTPLYPTPKDHFYPGYGSPVK encoded by the coding sequence ATGACCCAGATCGACTATAACCAGCTAGACGGCAGCCCGACGGTCGCGCGCCGCGGCGCGGGCGTGGGTACCAAGATCGCCCTGGTCGGCCTCGGCGTGGTGCTCGTAGGCGCGCTGATATGGCTGAACTGGCCCCGGGAGCCGGTGTCGCGTGATCTCCGCAGCGATGGCGAGGAAAACTTCAACCCGCCGGAGTTTCGCCCCCCGGCGTTGAACGAGCCGCCTCAACCTGCCGACGGCACGATCGACCAGATCGTGGTTCCGCCGCCGGCCGCCGACCAGAGTGGCACGCAGCAGGCAGACAATGTCGATCAGACCGTGCAGGAGGGCGCGGATCTCGATGCACAGCGACGCGCGCTCGAGGCGCAAATGGCGGCCGAGGAGGCTCGCCGCAAGGCCGAAGAGGAAGAGGCCCGACGTAAGGCCGCGGCTGAGGACGAGGCTCGCCGCAAGGCTGAGGCCGCCGAGCATGAAAAGGCCGTATGGGAGCGCCTGCGGTCGAACCAGATGGTGACGAATGATGAAAACGGATCGACGAATGCGGGCGCCCAGGCGGCACAGGTCGAAATCGCGCCCGACGGTCAGATCGTTCCGGTGCCCGGCGCCGACACTGACCCCAACAAGGCATTCCTGGCGCAGTCTGAGGCAAGTTCTTCCGGTATCGTCAAAGCCAGGGCCTTCCGACGCACCGATGCCTTGATCCCTGAAGGAACGATCCTTCGCGGCTATTTGGAAACCGCTGTTAACACTGACCTTCCCGGCGCCGTACGTGCAGTCGTGCGTGAGGATGTCTTCTCGCTCGACGGCAGGCGGATCCTCATCCCGAAGGGCTCGCGGCTAACCGGGGAATATCGCTCCGGGCTTGCGCGCGGTCAGAAGCGTGTCTTCATCGTCTGGAACAGGGTCATTCGCTCGGACGGCATTTCCGTCGATATCAAGTCGCCGGGGGCAGATGCGCTCGGCCGCGGCGGCATGGGCGGACGTGTCGATACGCACTGGGTTGAACGGTACGGCAACGCCATCATGCTTTCCGTTGTTGGCGGCGTCTCTGAATATCTGTCCTCGCTTGGCGATCGCAGCCAGGATGGACAACAGCGCCAGGTGTCGACGGTTGATCCCGTAACCGGTGAGACCACGACCGTAACGTATGGTGGCAATGGCTCGCAGCGCGACGCCCGCAGCATCGCGTTCGACAAGTCATCAACCGCCCTGCAGCAACTTGCGCAAGAGGCGTTTCGCGACACGCAGAACATTGGCCCGACAGTCTACGTCGACCAGGGCACATCGATCGTCGTGCTGGTGCGGCGAGATCTCGATTTTTCGGATTTGTACGCTGATCCCATTCAGGAAGAAGTCGTGCGCCTGAAGGCAGGTGGTCGGCCGAAGACAGCGATCGATCCGACGCCCCTTTACCCGACGCCGAAGGATCATTTCTATCCCGGCTATGGGAGCCCGGTGAAATGA
- a CDS encoding TrbG/VirB9 family P-type conjugative transfer protein, which produces MRWRAGLALSAALMLGTIHGAAARDGRIRYVTFNNDDVTSVRAALGISTMVELSPTEVIETVSAGDTKGWSIIPKRGSRFLFVKPLERDAWTNVNVVTNRRVYSLLLQATDNDRDRASFQVRFKYPDEDINARLLAQAKESAADPDLKDLNYADLNYDYAYKGDDSLKPRTVFDDGTKVFLEFKGDIPAIFVVDDKRQESLVNVRTQGKYTVVDKVARQFTLRADGKTLCLYNRARPNAIDPVEQVYGPTKLTHGSTLFGSSGGR; this is translated from the coding sequence ATGAGATGGCGCGCGGGCCTCGCCCTGTCAGCCGCCCTTATGCTCGGCACGATCCACGGCGCGGCCGCGCGCGACGGCCGCATCCGATATGTCACCTTCAACAATGACGACGTGACGTCGGTGCGTGCAGCTCTTGGCATTTCAACCATGGTCGAGCTCAGTCCGACCGAAGTCATCGAAACCGTCTCCGCCGGCGACACGAAGGGCTGGTCGATCATCCCCAAACGCGGATCGCGATTTCTGTTCGTCAAGCCGCTGGAGCGCGATGCTTGGACCAACGTCAACGTCGTCACCAACCGGCGCGTCTATTCCCTGCTGCTGCAGGCGACTGACAATGACCGGGATCGGGCATCCTTCCAGGTTCGGTTCAAATACCCGGACGAGGATATCAACGCGCGGCTGCTCGCACAGGCCAAGGAGAGCGCCGCCGATCCCGACTTGAAGGACCTGAACTATGCCGATCTCAACTACGATTATGCCTACAAGGGCGACGACAGCTTGAAGCCGCGCACCGTGTTCGACGACGGCACCAAGGTGTTTCTGGAATTCAAGGGCGACATTCCGGCGATTTTCGTTGTCGACGACAAGCGTCAGGAGTCGCTGGTCAACGTTCGCACACAGGGCAAATACACCGTCGTCGACAAGGTCGCACGGCAATTCACCCTGCGGGCCGATGGCAAGACGCTCTGCCTCTACAACCGGGCGCGACCCAACGCTATCGATCCAGTCGAGCAGGTCTACGGTCCTACGAAACTGACACACGGTTCCACGCTGTTCGGATCGAGCGGAGGGCGGTGA
- a CDS encoding virB8 family protein, with protein MSTPSETAAGVSGVLVDKRYYRAGATWEDDTHRSMRRSRTLAWIVSGVSGLVAVLSLLALVLILPLRQFEPYVVEVDKSTGYLEIMRALKPGDLSQNEAVTAANLVRYIRARETYDSRELKQNYDLAQLYSTDAASKDLTWAFTPANPQSLDKTYGRNVTVAVEIKSVSLLNRNTASVRFATTTRRDNSSTTGNWVAVIKFRYTSTPLKNEWRFDNPLGFQVTDYRRDQESAPAAGSLQ; from the coding sequence GTGTCAACACCATCGGAAACTGCAGCTGGCGTCAGCGGCGTACTCGTCGACAAGCGCTACTACAGGGCAGGCGCGACCTGGGAAGACGACACGCACAGGTCAATGCGGCGATCGCGGACATTGGCATGGATCGTCAGCGGCGTTTCCGGACTGGTGGCGGTGCTGTCGCTGCTGGCGCTCGTGCTGATCCTGCCGCTCCGGCAGTTCGAGCCGTACGTTGTCGAGGTCGACAAATCGACGGGCTACCTCGAGATCATGCGCGCTTTGAAGCCTGGGGATTTGTCCCAAAACGAAGCCGTCACGGCGGCCAATCTGGTGCGTTACATCAGGGCCCGCGAAACGTACGATTCTCGTGAACTGAAACAGAATTACGACCTGGCGCAGCTCTACTCCACCGACGCGGCGTCCAAGGATTTGACTTGGGCTTTCACGCCCGCAAATCCGCAATCTCTGGACAAGACCTATGGCCGCAATGTCACCGTCGCGGTCGAGATCAAGTCCGTTTCCCTGCTCAATCGCAACACCGCCTCGGTACGCTTTGCCACGACGACGCGGCGGGACAATTCGTCGACAACCGGCAATTGGGTGGCCGTGATAAAATTCCGCTACACCTCGACGCCACTCAAGAACGAATGGCGTTTCGACAACCCGTTGGGATTTCAGGTTACGGATTACCGCCGCGACCAGGAATCGGCGCCGGCCGCGGGGAGCCTGCAATGA
- a CDS encoding type IV secretion system protein, whose product MNGLAESILGGIDNIGEDFVRTVYMQLGNAMGNVFTLMLTLYIVWWGYSILSGRESISPLEAAYRLGRAVIIYLLLTGWGTFSATIYQLVQSIPDEVGKVIVGAVSRATGNQLSDQAAIPALIDNLYRGAQDVANQVYSGSFYDIFGALLSLLVLLSAIIFAALAIAAIIAAKVMLFITLALAPIWIILWLYRWSSRMSEGFLSLTTFLMIQQILIYGFLGFYFSLVNAALNTATSGGATMDSKMSLVLPLVLVTIIGIYVLMQIPSIASILNGGGYLSTVGAYNPYRNFGRNAVRYSGARWAAGRAARGARQLAANSFWSPRAARADAATRSAIQQGARDNAKPLA is encoded by the coding sequence ATGAACGGTCTTGCCGAAAGCATTCTCGGTGGCATTGACAACATCGGCGAGGACTTCGTCCGCACCGTCTATATGCAGTTGGGCAATGCGATGGGCAACGTCTTCACCCTCATGCTCACCCTCTACATCGTGTGGTGGGGCTACTCGATCCTGAGCGGGCGAGAGTCGATCTCGCCGCTCGAAGCAGCCTATCGCCTCGGCCGCGCCGTCATCATCTATCTGCTGCTGACCGGATGGGGCACATTTTCCGCGACGATCTACCAGCTTGTTCAAAGCATCCCGGATGAGGTCGGTAAGGTCATCGTCGGCGCCGTATCGCGAGCCACCGGCAATCAACTCAGCGATCAGGCGGCAATTCCGGCGCTGATCGACAATCTCTACCGAGGAGCGCAGGACGTCGCCAATCAGGTCTATAGCGGATCCTTCTATGACATTTTTGGCGCGCTCTTGTCGCTGCTCGTTCTGCTTTCGGCCATCATCTTCGCAGCGCTAGCCATTGCCGCGATCATCGCCGCCAAGGTGATGTTGTTCATCACGCTCGCCTTGGCGCCGATATGGATCATTCTCTGGCTTTACCGCTGGTCCTCTCGCATGAGCGAAGGCTTCCTTTCGCTCACGACCTTCCTGATGATTCAGCAAATCCTGATTTACGGTTTTCTCGGCTTCTACTTCTCGCTCGTCAATGCGGCGCTGAACACCGCCACGTCCGGTGGGGCGACCATGGACAGCAAGATGTCGCTGGTGCTGCCCTTGGTGCTGGTGACAATCATCGGGATCTACGTTCTGATGCAGATACCATCGATTGCTTCGATCCTGAATGGCGGCGGATATCTCAGTACCGTCGGCGCATACAACCCTTACAGAAACTTCGGCAGAAACGCCGTGCGCTACTCCGGTGCACGATGGGCAGCCGGCCGCGCCGCTCGGGGCGCCCGGCAGCTCGCGGCAAACAGTTTTTGGTCTCCGCGGGCAGCAAGGGCCGATGCCGCAACTCGGTCCGCCATCCAGCAAGGTGCGCGCGATAACGCCAAGCCTCTGGCCTAG
- a CDS encoding type IV secretion system protein encodes MKKFAIAAGIALWTSAALAQIAVIDGANLDVARKNAENTNSIMDSNKDIMKKSEEILQALSGSRDGSLGIGQMGLGGNMSIAQAPSFGSILNGGALSFGGLSPEIQKIAGAVINGLQLVKQLQQIAGKETSAVNTAYGGSVNVASLLSALTSQASQGVTQRQQSLQSASGQIGQSQDVKGSVDQNTRMQLENARAVNELIGVQNGAVAALNEKLKGDLLRQSQVQKMMTPRNVNPFAEFGKSGG; translated from the coding sequence ATGAAGAAATTCGCGATTGCTGCAGGCATAGCGCTTTGGACGAGTGCTGCCCTTGCACAGATTGCCGTCATCGATGGCGCCAATCTCGATGTCGCCCGCAAGAATGCGGAGAACACCAACTCCATCATGGATTCGAACAAGGATATCATGAAAAAGAGCGAGGAGATCCTGCAGGCTCTCAGCGGCAGCCGCGACGGTTCGCTCGGGATCGGACAAATGGGCCTCGGAGGCAACATGTCGATTGCCCAGGCGCCGTCCTTCGGATCGATCCTCAATGGTGGCGCGCTTTCGTTTGGTGGCCTGTCCCCTGAAATCCAGAAAATCGCCGGCGCCGTTATCAACGGGTTGCAACTGGTGAAGCAGCTGCAGCAGATTGCCGGCAAGGAGACGAGCGCCGTCAACACTGCCTATGGCGGCAGTGTCAACGTGGCCTCGTTGCTAAGCGCGCTGACTTCGCAGGCCTCGCAGGGCGTCACCCAACGCCAGCAGTCCCTGCAGTCCGCGAGTGGGCAGATTGGCCAGTCGCAGGACGTCAAGGGATCGGTGGACCAGAACACACGGATGCAGCTGGAAAACGCGCGCGCGGTCAACGAATTGATCGGTGTCCAGAATGGTGCGGTCGCGGCCCTGAATGAGAAGCTGAAGGGAGATCTTCTTCGCCAGAGCCAGGTGCAGAAGATGATGACACCGCGCAACGTCAATCCGTTCGCGGAATTTGGCAAGAGCGGAGGCTAG
- a CDS encoding transglycosylase SLT domain-containing protein produces the protein MTKRISSFCLAVALATAESMTVAVAQIAVIDGPNLDKRQEDEQHSTKSDEAKKDETDKKKSVVCTYSNKYRSQMFRRSPAEALQRDAGNVKMIRYYAQKYGVPEGLALSVAYQESRFDTCAGSHTGVKGVMQLTKGTGKSMGLDRDVNEQNVEGGVKYLGMGVKQCGATNYSCLASFYNGSNAAEQRGWAGGVGRWNGYFNEYVSSGKAPAAAPPPFSIVTADGAGGSAQDAAMGTVRKAAGGLDASASRMGANDAAIDALAGNVGQVTEYKDAWELNSSARGINADVTNQYLAQAGDFTALLAQFLSLQNVQASQSSKLVQQPKTGSPNPFSCDPAELERLKIDRGRWLPCAVENAEASSADSRSMIITSDPAGAASVINSLQQ, from the coding sequence ATGACGAAGCGGATTAGCAGCTTTTGTCTGGCCGTGGCTCTCGCGACGGCGGAAAGCATGACCGTGGCTGTCGCTCAGATCGCGGTCATCGACGGGCCGAACCTCGACAAGCGGCAAGAGGACGAGCAGCACAGTACGAAGTCGGACGAGGCCAAGAAGGACGAAACCGACAAGAAGAAAAGCGTAGTCTGCACCTACTCGAACAAATACCGCTCACAGATGTTTCGCCGATCCCCGGCCGAAGCGTTGCAGCGCGACGCGGGCAACGTGAAGATGATCCGCTATTATGCGCAGAAATACGGCGTGCCCGAAGGCCTGGCGCTGTCCGTTGCCTATCAGGAATCGCGCTTCGACACATGCGCCGGGAGCCACACCGGCGTCAAAGGCGTGATGCAGCTGACCAAGGGCACCGGCAAGTCCATGGGACTTGATCGCGACGTGAACGAGCAGAATGTCGAAGGCGGCGTCAAATATCTCGGAATGGGCGTGAAGCAATGCGGAGCGACGAATTACAGCTGTCTCGCCTCCTTCTACAACGGATCGAACGCTGCCGAGCAAAGAGGGTGGGCAGGCGGCGTCGGCCGCTGGAACGGCTACTTCAACGAGTATGTATCGAGCGGCAAGGCTCCGGCCGCCGCACCGCCACCATTCTCGATCGTAACGGCCGACGGCGCAGGCGGCTCGGCCCAGGACGCCGCCATGGGCACTGTGAGGAAGGCGGCTGGCGGCCTCGATGCAAGTGCATCGCGGATGGGCGCCAACGACGCGGCAATCGACGCGCTGGCGGGCAATGTTGGCCAGGTGACCGAATACAAGGACGCTTGGGAGCTCAACTCGTCCGCCCGTGGGATCAACGCCGATGTCACCAACCAGTACCTCGCCCAGGCGGGGGATTTTACGGCTTTGCTAGCCCAATTTCTATCATTGCAGAATGTTCAGGCATCGCAGTCGTCAAAGCTGGTGCAGCAGCCGAAGACCGGCTCTCCAAACCCATTCTCTTGTGATCCCGCGGAACTGGAACGATTGAAGATCGATCGCGGCCGGTGGCTACCATGCGCGGTTGAGAACGCGGAGGCAAGCTCGGCCGACAGCCGCTCGATGATCATCACCAGTGATCCTGCGGGCGCTGCCAGCGTGATCAATTCTCTACAGCAATAG
- a CDS encoding VirB4 family type IV secretion system protein, with product MSLDADLKFGRERRREKPAAMHIPYLRHVDDNLIVTKSGFLVGAIQLSGLPFQTMDQAELNSRMFNRNTTFRNLSTSRFAVYTTIIRRHVTPEIEGDFDNPFVAELDARYMDELGSKNLFVNEAYLTVIRRPMVGRVGWVDKALNAFRVSTAGEETREEAIAELHDILDGMVKDFSAYGGRLLGVVKRRDSFFSEPAEFLAKILAGGVDVEMPLPRMSLGDVLATRQLFFGKSALEIRGPDQGKLGAMVSIKEYPPFTAPGSLDGLLRLPHEFVLTQSFAIEDRVTAMRRINTIANQVEASDEAGTTVEESVHDGADKLAGGEVVFGQHHMSVMALAPDMNGLNRALSDITAELSRMSIVPVRETLNTELAFWAQLPGNFSYIARRALISSLNFAGLFSGHNFPSGQRERLHWKRPIALLETTSQTAYYFNFHVHDVGHFTVFGPTGSGKTVVLSFLMAQAMRIMPRPRCVYFDYMRGAEIFVRALGGRYEVMEPSQPTGFAPLQLDDTAENRSFLEDLLLYILTPEGGALDVAEMRVINAAVDMIYKIPRERRTFDLLPEVLRGSLMPDMNDLAARIQPWLDPKDKGWLFNNPVDLVDFSKPVVGFDMTKILGDRKLRSAALLYIFHRLEDVIDGSPIMLFLDEGWKLLDDEVFAAFINETLKTIRRRNGVVGFGTQTAEDVVSSSISSSLIEQTKTNIFFPNPKASKESYMERFSLTAKEFEFVRRTAKETRTFLVKHDSDSIVAKLDLSAMPDLIKVLSSNEANSKECARLRETFGAEPEMWLPYFCGWEDEHDEAD from the coding sequence ATGAGCCTCGATGCCGACCTTAAATTTGGCCGTGAGCGCCGCCGCGAAAAACCAGCTGCGATGCACATCCCCTACCTTCGCCATGTCGATGACAATCTGATCGTGACGAAGAGTGGCTTTCTGGTCGGCGCCATCCAGCTCAGCGGCCTGCCGTTCCAGACGATGGACCAGGCCGAGTTGAACAGCCGAATGTTCAACCGCAACACCACGTTCCGCAACCTGTCGACCTCTCGCTTTGCGGTCTACACAACGATCATCCGCCGCCACGTGACGCCGGAGATCGAAGGCGACTTTGACAATCCTTTCGTGGCCGAGCTCGACGCCCGCTACATGGATGAGCTTGGATCGAAAAACCTTTTCGTCAACGAGGCGTATCTGACGGTCATACGCCGCCCGATGGTCGGCCGGGTCGGCTGGGTGGACAAGGCGCTCAATGCATTCCGCGTCAGCACCGCCGGCGAAGAAACGCGCGAAGAGGCTATCGCCGAACTGCATGACATCCTTGACGGCATGGTCAAGGATTTCTCCGCATATGGGGGACGTCTTCTCGGTGTCGTGAAGCGCCGCGACAGCTTCTTTTCCGAGCCCGCGGAATTTCTGGCGAAGATCCTCGCCGGCGGCGTGGACGTGGAAATGCCTTTGCCGCGCATGTCACTTGGCGATGTGCTGGCGACGCGGCAGCTGTTTTTCGGCAAGTCGGCGCTGGAAATTCGCGGGCCGGACCAAGGCAAGCTCGGCGCCATGGTGTCGATCAAGGAATACCCGCCGTTCACCGCGCCGGGCTCATTGGACGGTCTCTTGCGCCTGCCGCATGAGTTTGTCCTGACGCAGAGCTTCGCGATCGAAGACCGTGTGACGGCGATGCGCAGGATCAACACCATCGCCAACCAGGTTGAGGCTTCCGACGAGGCGGGCACGACGGTCGAGGAGTCGGTACACGACGGCGCCGATAAGCTGGCCGGCGGCGAAGTCGTCTTCGGACAACATCACATGAGCGTCATGGCATTGGCGCCGGACATGAACGGTCTCAACCGCGCGCTATCCGACATCACGGCCGAGCTTTCGCGCATGTCGATCGTGCCGGTGCGCGAGACACTGAACACGGAACTCGCCTTCTGGGCGCAGTTGCCAGGAAATTTCAGCTACATCGCGCGACGTGCGTTGATCTCGTCTCTTAACTTTGCCGGGCTGTTTTCGGGACATAATTTCCCGTCCGGCCAACGTGAGCGGCTGCATTGGAAACGGCCCATCGCTTTGCTCGAAACGACCAGCCAGACGGCTTACTATTTCAATTTCCACGTTCACGATGTCGGGCACTTCACGGTGTTTGGCCCGACCGGCTCGGGCAAGACCGTGGTGCTGTCGTTCCTGATGGCGCAGGCCATGCGCATCATGCCGCGGCCGCGATGCGTCTATTTCGACTACATGCGCGGCGCTGAAATTTTCGTTCGGGCGCTCGGCGGTCGCTACGAGGTGATGGAGCCCTCTCAGCCGACCGGGTTCGCGCCGCTGCAGCTTGATGACACGGCGGAAAACCGTTCGTTCCTTGAAGATTTGCTCCTCTACATTCTGACGCCGGAAGGCGGCGCGCTGGACGTGGCGGAGATGCGCGTCATCAACGCCGCCGTCGACATGATCTACAAGATCCCGCGCGAACGGCGGACCTTCGACCTGCTGCCGGAAGTTCTGCGGGGCTCGCTCATGCCTGACATGAACGATCTGGCCGCGCGGATACAGCCCTGGCTCGACCCGAAGGACAAGGGCTGGCTTTTCAACAATCCCGTCGATCTGGTCGATTTCTCGAAACCCGTTGTCGGGTTCGACATGACAAAGATCCTGGGCGACCGAAAGCTGCGCTCGGCGGCGTTGCTCTACATCTTCCACCGCCTTGAGGACGTCATCGACGGCTCGCCGATCATGCTCTTCCTCGATGAAGGCTGGAAGCTGCTGGACGACGAGGTTTTCGCCGCCTTCATCAACGAGACGCTGAAGACCATTCGCCGCCGCAACGGCGTGGTCGGCTTTGGCACGCAGACGGCCGAAGATGTCGTCAGTTCCTCCATCTCGTCGTCATTGATCGAGCAAACGAAGACCAACATTTTCTTCCCCAACCCGAAGGCGAGCAAGGAATCCTACATGGAGCGCTTCTCGCTGACAGCGAAGGAATTCGAGTTCGTGCGCCGCACCGCGAAGGAGACACGCACCTTCCTCGTCAAGCACGACAGCGATTCCATCGTAGCCAAGCTCGATTTGTCGGCGATGCCCGATCTCATCAAGGTCTTGTCCTCGAATGAAGCCAACAGCAAGGAATGCGCGCGGCTGCGGGAAACCTTCGGCGCCGAGCCGGAGATGTGGTTGCCGTACTTCTGCGGATGGGAGGACGAGCATGACGAAGCGGATTAG
- a CDS encoding type IV secretion system protein VirB3, translating to MDDEEVYVEPVSLPLTRPPMKWGVRYEVFALNGILAVIGFIATSSFMLGLGVFGAVHLVSAYLCQRDPYIFHIFERRVSKRGAVANLTFWGARSYSP from the coding sequence ATGGACGACGAGGAAGTCTATGTCGAGCCGGTCAGCCTGCCCCTGACACGCCCCCCGATGAAATGGGGGGTGCGATATGAAGTTTTTGCCCTGAACGGCATCCTGGCGGTGATCGGCTTTATCGCCACAAGCAGCTTCATGCTCGGTCTTGGCGTGTTCGGCGCGGTGCATCTGGTCAGCGCATATCTGTGCCAGCGCGACCCCTACATCTTTCATATTTTCGAGCGGCGCGTCTCCAAACGCGGAGCGGTGGCGAACCTCACTTTCTGGGGCGCGAGGAGCTATTCGCCATGA
- a CDS encoding TrbC/VirB2 family protein codes for MEYRKAGKFALKLALASAVGIAVAPTIAYAQSAAPVENVLEWFVGVLQGNIARSFAIIAVCFLGFLAMTGRLAWMMAFSIIIGIALIFGAAQLVDAVRATAGGG; via the coding sequence GTGGAGTACAGGAAAGCGGGCAAATTTGCCCTGAAACTGGCCTTGGCCTCGGCGGTCGGAATAGCAGTCGCGCCAACCATTGCGTACGCCCAGTCGGCGGCGCCAGTCGAAAACGTGCTGGAGTGGTTCGTCGGCGTTCTGCAGGGCAACATAGCACGCTCATTTGCCATCATCGCGGTCTGTTTTCTCGGCTTCCTCGCCATGACGGGCCGGCTGGCGTGGATGATGGCTTTTTCCATTATCATCGGCATCGCTCTGATCTTCGGCGCTGCCCAGCTCGTGGACGCGGTTCGCGCGACGGCGGGAGGCGGCTGA
- a CDS encoding lytic transglycosylase domain-containing protein, translating to MNTRFALLLTLCGAAIPLVAHCRDLASDRVAVAFATPTDPIAAGGEKRQGACKTGNRTEVAQLVRSIAQDEGFDADLAEAIAWAESDLGASQGPSKAGALGIMQLMPATAADLGVSDRCDTQANVRAGLRYLKSLYDEFQDPLLMLAAYNAGPNSVYKAQGIPVNPETAEYIVKILNRWKFGGVVKKSALTKSEMLAAAPPANGDAWQDGHVMDFGN from the coding sequence ATGAACACTCGATTCGCTCTCCTGCTCACCTTGTGTGGCGCTGCAATACCCTTGGTAGCGCACTGCCGTGACCTGGCATCAGACCGCGTAGCAGTCGCCTTTGCAACGCCGACAGACCCCATTGCCGCGGGCGGGGAGAAAAGGCAGGGGGCGTGCAAAACGGGAAACCGTACTGAAGTCGCCCAACTTGTGCGTTCAATCGCGCAAGACGAAGGGTTCGACGCCGATCTGGCCGAGGCGATTGCATGGGCTGAAAGCGATCTCGGCGCGAGTCAGGGTCCGTCCAAGGCTGGAGCCTTGGGAATCATGCAGTTGATGCCGGCCACGGCGGCCGATCTCGGCGTCAGCGACCGTTGCGATACGCAGGCGAATGTCCGGGCTGGCCTTCGCTATCTCAAGTCACTCTATGACGAGTTCCAGGATCCGCTGCTGATGCTTGCGGCTTACAACGCCGGGCCCAACAGCGTCTACAAGGCGCAAGGGATTCCGGTGAATCCGGAGACCGCGGAATACATCGTGAAAATCTTAAACCGCTGGAAGTTCGGCGGTGTCGTGAAGAAGTCCGCCCTGACCAAATCCGAAATGCTCGCGGCCGCTCCGCCAGCAAACGGGGACGCTTGGCAGGATGGTCATGTCATGGATTTCGGCAACTGA
- a CDS encoding thermonuclease family protein: MKQASFAALAAFSVCASAQAQDAPDSAAPIPLVVSKSAQLLTGDTWRDGDRTFRLYGVQSCLRSTSAEEPNGKKVDCGNASLAHLAALFDSAAVTCQPIGYALDKAVFVICGAQLNGETIDVGTALIATGYAFAATTAKGKAVNENYLVAEINAKMKRTGLWGTTFQHPVQLLLNKRSEIQQ; the protein is encoded by the coding sequence ATGAAACAGGCGAGCTTTGCAGCGCTGGCCGCGTTCTCGGTATGCGCATCGGCACAGGCGCAGGATGCTCCCGATTCTGCCGCTCCAATTCCCTTGGTGGTATCGAAATCGGCTCAACTGCTTACCGGAGATACCTGGCGCGACGGAGATCGCACTTTCCGGCTCTATGGCGTCCAGTCATGTCTTCGCAGCACATCAGCCGAAGAGCCAAATGGTAAGAAAGTCGATTGCGGGAATGCCTCGCTGGCGCACCTTGCTGCCCTGTTCGATAGCGCCGCGGTGACATGCCAGCCAATCGGCTACGCCCTGGACAAGGCGGTTTTTGTCATTTGCGGTGCGCAGCTAAATGGCGAAACAATTGACGTTGGCACCGCGCTCATAGCGACTGGATACGCGTTTGCCGCAACGACAGCAAAGGGTAAAGCCGTCAATGAGAACTACCTTGTCGCGGAAATCAACGCTAAGATGAAAAGAACAGGTCTGTGGGGCACGACGTTTCAGCATCCTGTTCAGCTGCTGCTAAACAAGCGGTCGGAGATACAACAATGA